Proteins co-encoded in one Thamnophis elegans isolate rThaEle1 chromosome 1, rThaEle1.pri, whole genome shotgun sequence genomic window:
- the PSMG1 gene encoding LOW QUALITY PROTEIN: proteasome assembly chaperone 1 (The sequence of the model RefSeq protein was modified relative to this genomic sequence to represent the inferred CDS: inserted 1 base in 1 codon), whose product MATFFGEVVTPQSRAGLDDEEELAEEREETQEDREIRLALEKKRDVCITWNISNISAEEKFPCSKFILGVGGNAVAFLSSFILNSGSWELIGSAQLWNEWCRTSKVTNLPKDSYCCFYRSVSDPTILLCQCYCYVAEDQQFQWVEKVFGCLLHIDLQVLVLSACPVTDYKSTQSTLTLPSPFLKALKTREFKDKVYCSLLEQPNIIRDLPAAVLSYCQVWQIPAIFYQCYTDILQLDLLTIETFKPVLSSKILKKLVEDISRSTEILXKLVTPNDIHNIYT is encoded by the exons ATGGCTACGTTTTTTGGGGAGGTGGTGACACCCCAGTCCCGCGCCGGCTTGGATGACGAGGAGGAGCTCGCAGAAGAGCGCGAGGAGACTCAGGAGGACCGTGAGATTCGGCTGGCGCTGGAGAAGAAAAG AGACGTTTGTATCACTTGGAACATCTCAAATATATCAGCAGAAGAAAAGTTCCCTTGCTCAAAGTTTATCTTGGGTGTTGGAGGCAACGCAGTAG CATTCTTGTCTTCGTTTATTTTGAATTCTGGAAGCTGGGAGCTGATTGGATCTGCCCAGTTATGGAATGAGTGGTGCAGAACATCAAAAGTAACAAATCTTCCAAAAGATTCATACTGTTGCTTTTATCGGTCAGTTTCAGATCCCACA ATTTTACTGTGCCAGTGCTACTGTTATGTGGCCGAAGACCAACAGTTTCAGTGGGTTGAAAAG gTTTTCGGATGCCTGCTGCACATTGATTTGCAAGTACTGGTTCTTTCAGCGTGTCCTGTAACAGATTATAAATCCACTCAGTCCACTTTGACTCTCCCTTCACCTTTCCTGAAAGCATTGAAGACAAGAGAATTCAAAGATAAAGTTTATTGCTCTCTTTTAGAACAACCAAACATTATACGGGATCTCCCAGCAGCAG ttCTCAGTTACTGTCAAGTGTGGCAAATCCCAGCAATATTTTATCAATGTTATACTGATATACTCCAACTGGACTTACTAACTATTGAAACCTTCAAACCTGTCTTATCAtccaaaattctaaaaaaattagTGGAG gatatttcaagAAGCACAGAAATAT GCAAATTGGTGACACCTAACGACATTCATAACATCTACACTTAA